A window from Flavobacterium lindanitolerans encodes these proteins:
- the rplO gene encoding 50S ribosomal protein L15, which produces MNLSNLQPAEGSTHNQNKRLGRGEGSGKGGTSARGHKGAKSRSGYSKKIGFEGGQMPLQRRVPKFGFKNINRKEYEGVNLDTLQALVDNGIVTDNTVDMTVFVANRLATKNEIVKILGRGELKAKLKVTAHKFTATAKAAIEAAGGEAVTL; this is translated from the coding sequence ATGAATTTAAGTAACTTACAGCCAGCTGAAGGCTCAACACACAATCAAAACAAAAGATTAGGTAGAGGAGAAGGTTCTGGAAAAGGTGGTACTTCTGCAAGAGGTCACAAAGGAGCTAAGTCTCGTTCTGGTTACTCTAAAAAGATTGGTTTTGAAGGAGGTCAGATGCCACTTCAAAGACGTGTGCCTAAATTTGGTTTTAAAAACATCAATCGTAAAGAATACGAAGGTGTAAACCTTGATACGCTTCAAGCTTTGGTTGATAATGGCATTGTTACAGATAACACTGTTGATATGACAGTTTTCGTAGCTAACCGTTTGGCAACTAAAAACGAAATCGTAAAGATTTTGGGTAGAGGTGAATTAAAAGCTAAATTAAAGGTAACCGCACATAAATTTACTGCTACTGCAAAAGCTGCTATCGAAGCTGCCGGAGGAGAAGCTGTAACTTTGTAA
- the rpmD gene encoding 50S ribosomal protein L30: MAKLLVKQVRSKINCPLSQKRGLEALGLRKMGQVVEHESNPAILGMINKVKHLVSVEEAK, encoded by the coding sequence ATGGCAAAATTATTAGTAAAACAAGTTAGAAGCAAAATCAACTGTCCTCTATCTCAAAAAAGAGGTCTTGAAGCTTTAGGTCTTCGTAAAATGGGACAAGTTGTGGAGCATGAGTCAAATCCTGCTATCCTTGGGATGATAAACAAAGTAAAACACTTAGTTTCTGTTGAAGAAGCTAAATAA
- the rplR gene encoding 50S ribosomal protein L18: protein MSLTKSERRQRIKFRIRKIVSGTAAKPRLSVFRSNKEIYAQLIDDVNGVTLLAASSREKEVDTKGTNVEVAAAVGKLVAEKALKAGIETVTFDRGGYLYHGRIKSLAEGARAAGLKF from the coding sequence ATGTCATTAACAAAATCTGAAAGAAGACAGAGAATTAAATTCAGAATCAGAAAAATCGTAAGCGGTACTGCTGCTAAACCAAGACTTTCTGTATTCAGAAGTAACAAAGAAATCTATGCACAGCTCATAGACGATGTAAATGGTGTTACTTTATTGGCTGCTTCCTCTAGAGAGAAAGAAGTAGATACTAAAGGTACAAACGTAGAAGTTGCAGCAGCAGTTGGAAAACTGGTAGCTGAAAAAGCGTTGAAAGCCGGAATTGAAACCGTTACCTTCGATAGAGGCGGATATCTATATCACGGTCGTATTAAATCATTAGCAGAAGGCGCTAGAGCGGCTGGACTTAAATTCTAA
- the rpsN gene encoding 30S ribosomal protein S14, which translates to MAKESMKAREVKREKTVAKYAEKRKALLEAGDYEGLQKLPKNASPVRLHNRCKLTGRPRGYMRQFGISRVTFREMANQGLIPGVKKASW; encoded by the coding sequence ATGGCTAAAGAATCAATGAAAGCCCGTGAGGTAAAAAGAGAAAAAACGGTAGCTAAGTATGCTGAAAAAAGAAAAGCTTTATTAGAAGCTGGAGATTATGAAGGCCTACAAAAATTACCGAAAAATGCTTCTCCTGTTCGTTTGCACAACCGTTGCAAATTGACTGGAAGACCTAGAGGGTATATGCGTCAATTCGGTATTTCACGTGTAACTTTCCGTGAAATGGCTAACCAAGGATTGATACCAGGAGTTAAAAAAGCCAGCTGGTAA
- the rpsE gene encoding 30S ribosomal protein S5, with translation MYHKYKNVELVKPSGLELKDRLVSVNRVTKVTKGGRAFGFSAIVVVGDENGVVGHGLGKSKDVSEAIAKAVEDAKKNLVKIPLSSKTVPHEQKGKFGGARVFLMPASHGTGVIAGGAVRSVLESVGIHDVLSKSQGSSNPHNVVKATFDALLQMRSAYTVAKQRGVSLEKVFKG, from the coding sequence ATGTATCATAAATACAAAAACGTAGAGTTAGTAAAACCAAGTGGACTTGAATTAAAGGACCGTTTGGTGAGTGTAAACCGTGTAACTAAAGTTACTAAGGGTGGTAGAGCTTTCGGATTTTCTGCAATTGTAGTTGTAGGTGACGAGAACGGTGTAGTTGGACATGGACTTGGAAAATCTAAAGATGTTTCTGAAGCTATTGCTAAAGCAGTAGAAGATGCAAAGAAAAATCTTGTGAAAATTCCATTGAGCAGCAAAACTGTTCCTCACGAACAAAAAGGTAAATTTGGTGGAGCGCGTGTATTCTTGATGCCTGCATCTCATGGTACAGGAGTTATCGCTGGTGGAGCTGTTCGTTCAGTTCTTGAATCAGTAGGTATTCACGACGTATTATCAAAATCTCAAGGTTCTTCAAACCCTCATAACGTGGTAAAAGCAACTTTTGATGCTTTATTGCAAATGAGAAGCGCTTATACTGTTGCAAAACAGAGAGGTGTTTCTTTGGAGAAAGTTTTTAAAGGTTAA
- the rplV gene encoding 50S ribosomal protein L22 — translation MGVRKRERAEGIKEANKQVAFAKLNNCPTSPRKMRLVADLVRGQKVERALNILRFSSKEASRKLEKLLLSAINNWEQKNSEGNVAEAGLIVKEIRVDGGMMLKRLRPAPQGRAHRIRKRSNHVTIVLGQLDNTQSN, via the coding sequence ATGGGAGTTCGTAAAAGAGAAAGAGCTGAAGGCATCAAAGAAGCTAACAAGCAAGTTGCCTTCGCAAAATTGAATAACTGCCCTACTTCACCTAGAAAAATGCGCTTAGTAGCAGATCTAGTAAGAGGTCAGAAAGTGGAAAGAGCCTTGAATATTTTAAGATTCAGCTCTAAAGAAGCTTCAAGAAAATTAGAAAAACTTTTGTTGTCTGCAATCAATAACTGGGAGCAGAAAAACAGCGAAGGTAATGTAGCTGAAGCAGGCTTGATTGTTAAAGAGATCAGAGTAGATGGTGGAATGATGTTGAAAAGACTTCGTCCGGCTCCACAAGGTCGTGCACACAGAATTAGAAAACGTTCTAACCACGTAACTATCGTGTTGGGACAATTAGATAACACACAAAGCAATTAA
- the rplE gene encoding 50S ribosomal protein L5, whose amino-acid sequence MAYIPRLKQEYKDRVISALKEEFGYKNVMQVPKLEKIVLSRGVGAAVSDKKLIDYAVDELTKITGQKAVATISKKDVASFKLRKGMPIGAKVTLRGERMYEFLDRLITSSLPRVRDFGGIKATGFDGRGNYNLGVLEQIIFPEIDIDKVNKISGMDITFVTSAKTDKEAKSLLAELGLPFKKN is encoded by the coding sequence ATGGCTTATATACCTAGACTAAAACAAGAGTATAAGGACAGAGTTATCTCTGCTCTTAAAGAAGAATTTGGTTACAAAAATGTAATGCAAGTTCCTAAATTGGAAAAAATCGTTTTGAGCCGCGGAGTTGGTGCTGCTGTATCTGATAAAAAACTTATCGATTATGCAGTTGATGAGTTGACTAAAATTACAGGTCAAAAAGCAGTAGCGACTATATCTAAAAAAGACGTAGCGTCATTCAAATTGAGAAAAGGAATGCCAATTGGTGCAAAAGTTACTTTGCGTGGCGAAAGAATGTATGAATTCTTAGACAGATTGATTACATCTTCATTGCCTCGAGTAAGAGACTTCGGCGGAATCAAAGCTACTGGTTTTGATGGAAGAGGAAATTACAACCTTGGAGTTTTGGAGCAAATCATTTTCCCTGAAATTGATATTGACAAAGTAAACAAAATCTCTGGTATGGATATTACCTTTGTAACATCTGCAAAAACAGATAAAGAAGCGAAGTCATTATTAGCAGAATTAGGATTACCTTTTAAAAAGAATTAA
- the rplN gene encoding 50S ribosomal protein L14: MVQQESRLKVADNTGAKEVLTIRVLGGTKRRYASVGDKIVVSIKDATPNGNVKKGAVSTAVVVRTKKEVRRADGSYIRFDDNACVLLNAAGEMRGTRVFGPVARELREKQFMKIVSLAPEVL, from the coding sequence ATGGTACAACAAGAATCAAGACTAAAAGTAGCAGATAACACAGGAGCTAAAGAAGTTTTAACTATCCGTGTTTTAGGAGGTACCAAAAGAAGGTATGCCTCTGTTGGTGACAAGATTGTAGTATCTATCAAAGATGCAACTCCAAACGGAAACGTGAAAAAAGGAGCTGTTTCAACTGCAGTTGTTGTACGTACCAAAAAAGAAGTGAGAAGAGCTGATGGTTCTTATATCCGTTTCGATGACAATGCATGTGTTCTTTTGAATGCTGCAGGAGAAATGAGAGGAACTCGTGTTTTTGGTCCAGTAGCAAGAGAACTTCGTGAGAAACAATTCATGAAGATTGTATCATTAGCACCAGAAGTGCTTTAA
- the rpsQ gene encoding 30S ribosomal protein S17: MEKRNLRKERIGVVTSNKMEKSIVVSETKKVKHPLYGKFVLKTKKYVAHDETNDCNIGDTVRISETRPLSKSKCWRLVEIIERAK, from the coding sequence ATGGAAAAAAGAAATTTAAGAAAAGAGAGAATAGGTGTTGTTACTAGCAACAAAATGGAGAAATCTATTGTTGTTTCTGAAACAAAAAAAGTAAAACACCCGTTATACGGTAAGTTCGTGTTGAAAACTAAGAAATATGTAGCACACGACGAAACAAACGACTGTAACATTGGAGATACTGTAAGAATCAGCGAAACGCGTCCTTTAAGTAAATCAAAATGTTGGAGACTAGTTGAAATCATTGAAAGAGCTAAATAA
- the rpsC gene encoding 30S ribosomal protein S3, producing MGQKTNPIGNRLGIIRGWDSNWYGGNDYGDKLAEDHKIRKYIHARLSKASVSKVIIERTLKLVTVTITTARPGIIIGKGGQEVDKLKEELKKITDKEVQINIFEIKRPELDAYLVATSIARQIESRISYRRAIKMAIAAAMRMNAEGVKVMISGRLNGAEMARSEMFKEGRIPLSTFRADIDYALAEAHTTYGRMGIKVWIMKGEVYGKRDLSPLVGMDKKQAGSGKGGDAPRGKSDRPGKSNPRKRK from the coding sequence ATGGGACAAAAGACAAATCCAATTGGAAACAGACTTGGTATCATCAGAGGATGGGATTCAAACTGGTATGGTGGAAATGATTACGGTGACAAACTTGCCGAAGATCACAAAATCAGAAAGTATATCCACGCTCGTTTATCAAAAGCTAGTGTATCAAAAGTAATCATCGAGAGAACTTTGAAGCTTGTAACCGTTACTATCACTACTGCCAGACCAGGTATCATTATCGGGAAAGGTGGCCAAGAGGTAGACAAGTTGAAAGAAGAGCTTAAGAAAATTACTGACAAAGAGGTTCAAATCAACATCTTTGAAATTAAAAGACCGGAGCTTGATGCTTACTTAGTGGCTACAAGTATCGCTCGTCAAATCGAAAGTCGTATTTCATACAGAAGAGCTATTAAAATGGCTATTGCGGCTGCAATGCGTATGAACGCTGAAGGTGTGAAAGTTATGATTTCAGGTCGTTTGAATGGTGCTGAAATGGCACGTTCGGAAATGTTCAAAGAAGGTAGAATTCCTCTATCAACTTTCAGAGCTGACATTGATTATGCACTTGCTGAAGCTCATACTACTTACGGTAGAATGGGAATCAAAGTGTGGATCATGAAAGGTGAGGTTTACGGCAAGAGAGATTTGTCTCCACTGGTTGGAATGGACAAAAAACAAGCCGGAAGCGGTAAAGGCGGAGATGCTCCTCGTGGCAAATCTGACAGACCAGGCAAATCAAACCCACGTAAAAGAAAGTAA
- the rpsH gene encoding 30S ribosomal protein S8, with the protein MYTDPIADYLTRVRNAVAANHKVVEIPASNLKKEITKILFDQGYILSYKFEDNSVQGSIKIALKYDKDTKEPVIKDIQRISKPGLRKYAGAAKLPRILNGLGIAIVSTSRGLMTGKQAKQLNIGGEVICYVY; encoded by the coding sequence ATGTATACAGATCCTATTGCGGATTATTTGACAAGAGTTAGAAACGCTGTGGCTGCAAACCACAAAGTCGTTGAAATTCCTGCTTCTAATCTTAAAAAAGAAATCACAAAGATTTTATTTGATCAAGGATATATCTTGAGCTACAAGTTTGAGGACAACTCTGTACAGGGTTCAATCAAAATTGCTTTGAAGTATGATAAAGATACTAAAGAGCCAGTTATCAAAGATATCCAAAGAATTAGTAAACCAGGTTTGCGTAAATATGCAGGTGCTGCTAAACTTCCAAGAATCCTTAACGGATTAGGTATTGCTATTGTTTCAACATCAAGAGGTTTGATGACTGGAAAACAAGCTAAGCAATTGAACATTGGTGGAGAGGTAATCTGTTACGTATACTAA
- the rpmC gene encoding 50S ribosomal protein L29 — MKQSEIKDLSVAELQEKLGQLRKTYADLKNAHAISPIENPLQIRSLRRSVARIATELSKRELQ, encoded by the coding sequence ATGAAACAATCAGAAATTAAAGATCTGTCTGTAGCTGAGTTGCAAGAAAAACTTGGTCAATTAAGAAAGACATATGCCGACCTAAAAAATGCTCACGCAATTTCTCCAATTGAAAACCCGCTTCAAATCAGAAGTTTGAGAAGATCAGTTGCAAGAATCGCTACAGAGTTAAGCAAAAGAGAGTTACAGTAA
- the rplP gene encoding 50S ribosomal protein L16, which translates to MLQPKRTKYRKVQKGRMKGNSQRGHELSNGMFGIKSVHETGMFLTSRQIEAARIAATRYMKREGQLWIKIFPDKPITKKPLEVRMGKGKGAVEYWAAVVKPGRIMFEVGGVPLSVAKEALRLAAQKLPVKTKFVVARDFEA; encoded by the coding sequence ATGTTACAGCCTAAAAGAACAAAATACCGCAAGGTACAGAAGGGTAGAATGAAAGGTAACTCTCAAAGAGGGCACGAACTTTCTAACGGAATGTTTGGTATTAAATCTGTTCATGAAACTGGAATGTTCCTTACTTCTCGCCAAATCGAAGCTGCACGTATCGCTGCAACTCGTTACATGAAAAGAGAAGGACAATTATGGATTAAAATATTTCCAGATAAACCAATCACTAAGAAGCCTCTTGAAGTACGTATGGGTAAAGGTAAAGGTGCAGTTGAATATTGGGCTGCAGTTGTTAAACCCGGAAGAATTATGTTTGAGGTAGGTGGTGTGCCTTTGTCAGTTGCAAAAGAAGCTTTGCGTCTTGCAGCACAAAAACTTCCTGTTAAAACTAAGTTTGTCGTAGCTAGAGATTTCGAAGCATAA
- the rplX gene encoding 50S ribosomal protein L24: MIKLKIKSGDTVKVIAGDHKGAEGKVLRVDREKNKAIVEGVNMVSKHTKPSAKNPQGGIVKKEAPIHISNIALIDPKTKKATRTGVKVEGDKKVRFSKKSNQVL, from the coding sequence ATGATAAAGCTAAAAATCAAATCAGGAGATACAGTAAAAGTTATCGCTGGCGACCATAAAGGTGCTGAAGGTAAGGTTTTACGTGTTGATCGTGAAAAAAATAAAGCGATTGTTGAAGGTGTAAACATGGTTTCAAAACACACGAAACCAAGTGCGAAAAACCCTCAAGGTGGTATCGTTAAGAAAGAAGCTCCAATTCATATCTCAAACATTGCTCTTATAGATCCTAAGACTAAAAAGGCTACAAGAACAGGTGTGAAAGTAGAAGGAGATAAGAAAGTAAGATTTTCAAAAAAATCTAATCAAGTATTATAG
- the rplF gene encoding 50S ribosomal protein L6: MSRIGKNPIAIPAGVTVEVAEGVITVKGKLGQLTQEYSNVTVKVEDGQVQVERASDQKEERAKHGLYRALINNMIVGVSEGFTKELELVGVGYRASNQGQKLDLALGFSHNIILDIAPEVKLETVSEKGKNPIVKLTSFDKQLVGQVAAKIRSFRKPEPYKGKGVKFVGEVLRRKAGKSA; encoded by the coding sequence ATGTCAAGAATAGGAAAAAACCCAATCGCAATCCCTGCCGGAGTAACTGTTGAAGTTGCTGAAGGTGTGATTACGGTAAAAGGAAAATTAGGTCAGCTTACTCAGGAATATTCTAATGTTACTGTAAAAGTTGAAGATGGTCAAGTTCAGGTTGAAAGAGCATCTGATCAGAAAGAAGAGAGAGCAAAACACGGATTGTACAGAGCGTTAATCAATAACATGATTGTTGGTGTATCTGAAGGTTTTACAAAGGAATTGGAATTGGTTGGAGTAGGTTACAGAGCTTCTAATCAAGGACAAAAACTTGATTTGGCTCTAGGATTTTCACACAATATCATTTTAGATATTGCTCCTGAAGTAAAATTGGAGACAGTTTCTGAAAAAGGTAAGAACCCAATCGTAAAATTAACATCTTTCGATAAACAACTTGTAGGACAGGTAGCTGCGAAAATCAGAAGTTTCCGTAAGCCAGAGCCATACAAAGGAAAAGGAGTTAAGTTTGTTGGTGAAGTATTAAGAAGAAAAGCAGGTAAATCAGCTTAA